DNA from Chitinophaga pendula:
AACGATATCGCCGTCTACACCGCCCATACCAACCTCGACAATGTCCGCAACGGCGTTAGCCGCATGCTCGCCGACCGGTTCGCCCTCCGTGAATGCCAGGTCCTCGAACCTAAAAAAGACCTCCTGTACAAACTATTCACCTTCGTCCCACACCATGCCGCCGATACCGTCAGAAATGCCCTCTTCTCCGCCGGCGCCGGCCATATCGGCAACTATAGCGAATGCAGCTTCAACGCCAAAGGACAAGGCTCCTTCAAAGGCGCCGATAATACCGACCCCTTCGTCGGTACACCCGGCCAACTCCATTTTGAAGAAGAAACAAAACTGGAAATTATTTTTCCCATATATTTGGAAAACCGCATCATAAAGGCACTACTCGAAAGCCACCCCTACGAAGAAGTGGCCTACGATATCGTCAAACTCGAGAATGCGTACCCTCAGGTAGGCTCCGGACTCATCGGCACACTGCCCCAACCCCTCGACGAAATGGAATTCCTCCGCCTCGTCAAGGAACAAACAGGCACCGGCTGCGTCCGCTATACCCCCCCGAGAGGCAAAAAAGTCCATAAAGTCGCCGTCTGTGGCGGCGCAGGTAGCTTCCTGCTCAAAAAAGCCATCGCCGCCGGCGCTGATGCCTATATATCCGCCGATTTTAAGTATCACGAATTTTTTGATGCTGAAAACCAATTGATTATAGCAGACGTCGGACATTTTGAAAGCGAACAGTTCACAGTAGAATTATTTTATATTATATTGACCGAAAATTTCCGTAATTTTGCGCCTCTAAAATCTAGCATTCGTACAAACCCGGTAAATTATTTATAATACATGGCTACTGTAAAAGAATACTCCGTAGAAGAAAAACTGGTATCTGTACTGCGGTTACAGAAAATTGATTCCAAATTGGATGAGATGCAGGTGCTGAAAGGGGAGTTGCCAATCGAGGTGAAAGACCTGGAAGATGAGATCGAGGGTTTGAACACCCGCCTCTCTCACGTGGAAGATGAACTGCAAAGCATTCAGGACTTCGTTGGGAACAAAAAAGCAGCTATCAAAGAATCAGAAGCCCTGGTTAAAAAATACGAGAAACAACAGGATAACGTTAAAAATAACCGTGAATTCGAAGCCATCACCAAAGAGATCGAGATGCAAAACCTCGAAATCAAACTGGCCGAAAAACACATCAAAGACGCAACAGAAGAAGTAAGAGATAAAAACCGCGCCCTCGAAGCCGCTAAAAAAGCCATCGCCGATAAAGAAGGTCACCTTAAACACAAAAAAGGAGAACTGGAAAAAATTATCGGCGAAACCGAAAAAGAAGAGAAAGGCTACGAAAAACAAAGCGAAGACGCTCGTACCAAAGTAGAACCCCGACTCCTCGCCGCCTACGAAAAG
Protein-coding regions in this window:
- a CDS encoding Nif3-like dinuclear metal center hexameric protein, with amino-acid sequence MKIRDIIQVIETFAPLRYQEGYDNAGLLFGNPDWEVTNALLTLDTTEAVIDEAIEKSCNLIIAHHPIIFGGLKKITGRNYVERVAIKAIKNDIAVYTAHTNLDNVRNGVSRMLADRFALRECQVLEPKKDLLYKLFTFVPHHAADTVRNALFSAGAGHIGNYSECSFNAKGQGSFKGADNTDPFVGTPGQLHFEEETKLEIIFPIYLENRIIKALLESHPYEEVAYDIVKLENAYPQVGSGLIGTLPQPLDEMEFLRLVKEQTGTGCVRYTPPRGKKVHKVAVCGGAGSFLLKKAIAAGADAYISADFKYHEFFDAENQLIIADVGHFESEQFTVELFYIILTENFRNFAPLKSSIRTNPVNYL
- a CDS encoding zinc ribbon domain-containing protein; the protein is MATVKEYSVEEKLVSVLRLQKIDSKLDEMQVLKGELPIEVKDLEDEIEGLNTRLSHVEDELQSIQDFVGNKKAAIKESEALVKKYEKQQDNVKNNREFEAITKEIEMQNLEIKLAEKHIKDATEEVRDKNRALEAAKKAIADKEGHLKHKKGELEKIIGETEKEEKGYEKQSEDARTKVEPRLLAAYEKIRKNYRNGLAVVTIVRDSCGGCFNAIPPQRQAEIRQRKKIIVCEHCGRIVVDNDLEATVTI